CGAAGATCCGCAACGCGCAGATGCAGAAAATTCCTTACATGCTGGTGGTCGGAGACCGCGAGCAGGAGCAGGGCGCAGTCGCGGTGCGGCTGCGCACGGGTGAGGATCTGAAGACGAAGCCCCTCGATGAGTTCCTTGCAATAGCCAAAGAAGCGATAAATACAAAAAAATAGCCACAGAAGGCAAGGAAATCACGCTGGCGTGATTTCCTTGCCTTTTGTGGGCTAATCCCTAGGCCGTGCGGCGCCACCAGTTCTCGAACTGGCGCAGTTGCCCGCGCGCAGTTGTTCCGAACTCGGCGGCGCTCGCCGAAACGGTCTGGAGATTCTCGACCGCTTTTTGCAGCGTGCCGAGGAGATTGCGTGCCGTATCCGTGGCCTTATCCGCCTGGCGGCTCAGCTTCGTCGAGAGGAAAAGAAAGCCGGCCAGTATTCCGGTTTGAATGAGGACGGCCACGGCCGTCAGCGCAATAAAAATCGTCAGAAGATTTTGATCGACCATAAAACCTGCTCTTGCTATCGTTCGGAAAAATCGCCGGTCTCGATGGATTCGTTGTATTTGCGTTTCCCCGACTCCATCGATTCATTCAGGCGTTGGCGGCCGATCTGCGCCACGTTTTTCCCTTTTTCGACAACGCTGTTCCAGGTCTGGCTCGCCGTATCGCCGATGCCGGAATGTGAAATTTTGTCCTGAACCTTGTGCGTCAGGTCGTCCATCTTGTGCGTCAGTGTGTGCCGGATCTCTTCACCGGATTGCGGCGCGAACAATAATCCGAGGATCATGCCGATTCCGCATCCGGCTCCCAGGTAAATGATTTTGTCGCTAACGTTGATGTTCATATCGTTTGCTCTCCTATACTTCACGGCCGCGCGTTATGCGGCTTCCTTTCGCTTTAATTCCCGTATCCGTTCATGCGAACGCTTGATTTCCGTGAACTGATGCTTGGCGACCGGAAGCACATTCGGAGGAAGGTTCTGCTTCATTACGCGTTGATAATTTTCAAGCGCCGCGTCCTCCCCGCGCTCGCATTCCGCGATGATCGCGTCGTCGGTTCCCCGGGTGACAATCG
This DNA window, taken from Terriglobia bacterium, encodes the following:
- a CDS encoding YtxH domain-containing protein — its product is MNINVSDKIIYLGAGCGIGMILGLLFAPQSGEEIRHTLTHKMDDLTHKVQDKISHSGIGDTASQTWNSVVEKGKNVAQIGRQRLNESMESGKRKYNESIETGDFSER